ATCCCACTCTCATAACACAAGTAAgtaaagcccaccccagtgaatgACTCTCATGCTTCTCCCTCACCTCAGTGTTTCTCCACCTGAAACACTGCTCCAGTGCTTTGCTGGGTACTGTATGAAGGCACAGAGGATAAGATGAACCTGACATGTCCCTCCTAGCACATCCTGGGACTAGGGTCTTCCCTGTAGCAGCCAATAGATCTGACTGAGGGTcttgaagtgttttatttatattccaAGGCTTACCACAGAGTAGGTGATCAGACCAGACTACAAAAGGAATTGAATCCTCCTCCTTTTAGAATTAGTCAATATGCCTGTCTCCATGCCTCACACCAGACATTCTACATGGCAGCTTGCCTGCTTTTACTTCAGTGACTCACTCTGTGTGTGAACCAGGTTTAAACTTATAGGAAGCCTCCAGTCTCAGTTTGCCAAtgactgaggttacaggcatagCCACCACTAGAGTGAAAATTTGTAACTATAGCACTGAAGCAAATTGTTCAATTTCAAGGGACTCTGAAAAGCAACCAGTTGCAAAATCATCAAATTCCAGGTGGCCAGGACTTGTCATCCATGGTTCCTTCTGTGGAGTGGTATATATGGACACAGCCCCTGGATATGTTTTCTGGGAGTCATGGGAAGCCAAGGGGGAAGAAACGGTCTCAGATCAAGGAGTCTTCATATCTTTACCAGTATCCCGCATAAGACTCCACATGTTTCTATTCCTTTTTGGGTATTGTTCTTTGCAGAAAGCAGGAACTGCTCCCATAAATCCTCTGGAAGAATCACAGGGTGGAGGCCTTTGGAGTTCAGAACTgcaatggaaaggagaaagaagtctGAGGTTACAGGGCCTGGTGTCCCTGAGCAGAACTCAGTCTGATAGCCTGGAGGAAAAACACAAAGTCATTGGTATTCTCTCTAGCAGCCCCCCTCCCCATGATGGAACCACAAAATAGGCAGGGAGTTTCTTCTCCAAGCTCTGGCCACAGCTGAGTGGTAGTTGTGAGCATGGTCTTTACTGTCAGTGGATGGAACAACATATTTCTGGGTGTGACCATGAGTTGGTTGCAAAGAAATTTCTGTGTAGGTTCAcagactcagtgggcaaagggcCCTCTCAACTCTGGTGGGTAACATGGAGACTAAAcaggacaaacagacagagaaatgTAAACTTCTGCTGAGTCCCTCCTGGGACAGACATATCTTCTTTATCTGTGGTTCAGATCTCCAGGTCTGCTGGCCACTGGACTCTCAGGTCTGGACTTAACGATTCCCTGGGTCCTCATGGgtcttgagactgagtctcatgaAAGTGGCTTCCATGGTCTGTACCTTTCAGACTTAGGCTGAGACAAACTACAAGTATTTTACAGAATTTCCACTTGAAGAAAGCCTGTTGTGAACATGCTCAGTCATGTAGACCATTTCCCCCAAGAGCTGTGAGGCCACAACAAACCCCACCAGATTTCAAGAGGTTGCAGTTGCATGAAAGCATACACAGATTTTCTCAAGGTCATACCATCACAGACTGTCACTAATAGGGCATGTCGTAGGGATGGAGGAAACCCTTGAGACCCTGGAACTATAGGATCACCCGTGGCACATACCACCTAGAGAAGTTGCAGCCTCAAATCCAAATGTGAGTGAAGATGGTACACTTAGCCCATCAAAGTCCCAAGGACAGATGGCTCCACTTAGCTGGAACCAGTCATCCCTCTCCTGGTTGTTTTTACAGTCCAATAGGAACTGAGCAGCTTACCCCTGTTTCTTCATTATATTATACAGATGTGTAGATTGTTGAGTACACAAGCTCACAGCTGGGAAAGGCTTCTTATTTGCATCTGGAAATGTGTGGATTGCTGAGTGCACAGGCTCAGGGCTTGCAAAGGTAGACTCTCTTATTTGCATCTAGAAATGTGTGGATTGCTGAGTACACAGGCTCAGGGCTTGCAAAGGTAGACTCTCTTATTTGCATCTAGAAATGTGTGGATTGCTGAGTGCACAGGCTCAGGGCTTGCAAAGGTAGACTCTCACTTGCATCTGGAAATGTGTGAATTGCTGACTGCACAGGCTCACAGCTGGGAAAGGCTGACTCGCCTGTGCTTAACTGAGACAGAGCATTGCAATTTGGCTTGCAGCTCCTCCTCATTCAAGAAGAGATTTTGACTCTTCCAAGGCAAGACAAGAATCAACCAATACTTTAGAAACATCTGAAAAGCCAGCCTTGGTGATGCACACTTGGAATTTCAGCATTTGCTTGCTGAGGTGGCAGGATCTCAAGTCAGGCCTATTCAGGTTTTAAgccaaattataaaaattaaaattaaaaaataaaaaatgaaacaaattagcTGAATATTTGAGAACATTTTTCTGCTATATTTGTGAATTTCCCATTTAAAAACCTTTATGTATGAATTGTGAGTGTGCTTGCACAAGTCCAtgatatgtgtttgtttgtcAGAATGTGCACGCTGATGTGTGAGCAAGGATGCACAGGTGCTTCAGCACATCTGCAGATGTGACCTGACTGCCTGGAGTTCTGAACTTCCCTGGCCCCTTTGGTCCAACAGAATCTCTTCTGTGCTTCTGTGTCTGCCCAGATAGCTGTGCTGTGAGAAACCAggtcttctcctgtctccctgtcccacctcacCTGAAGAGAACCTTGAATGTATAGGTGGCCAACACACCCCATTGTCACGTGCTTTCTGGAGATTCCATCTCAGGTTCTGACCCTGTCACTGCCAGCGCTTCACCCACAGAGTcatcatctccctggccctaatTGAGGATTTCCTGTGAGAGTCTACCAAATGCTGAAAACATAATCTCATGCACCCAAAATTCTGTTGCCCTCACATCTCTCCATTATGTCCTAAGATTATCTAAGAGTCCAACTTTCATAAAGtaacaatgcacagcacattcCTTATGATGGAAGATGATTCAGTATTTTCTTAATGTGCTTCTTCAAATCTCTACAGAGCTCAGAAaagatgaggatctgaattcaaacaAGTTTTGAGGAAACTTGTCTGGGTAAACTAAGTTAAAGGTTATTTTGACAAGACAGATGGCAGGAAGGAACGAGACAACACTCATCATAGGAGGTTCTGTTACCACAGCAAAGTGGATCCGTGGAAGCAAACGGCCGAGGACGTGGACAAGGGGAAGGAACATTCTCTGTCGCTCAGTGCTCTAGACCTCAGACACCTGTGCACCAGCACCGCCTTACTTTACTGGAAagctggagtctgttttgtgtggcTGACCCAGATGCAGGGAAACACTTATATACAAGTCATTTCCAAGTCATGGACCTGTGGTGACTCACCTGGGCTTCTCATTATTTTAGTCTCCCCACAGGGAGTGTCTGATGAAGTGATGGATGTTATCTCCTCAAACACTCCCTGTGGGCCACACACCACTTGTTTCCCAGGTGTGCTTCCTCTTGAAGGTTCTTCAGCCTTTGTTGTTGATTTCAGGCTGGGCCCCACCTTTCCACGACGCACAAATCTGTGCAGAAGAGCACTGAATTTGGGGAAGTTTGGGAAGTTTttcccatgattttttttatcctcCCCAAATGCCTTGATTTTTGCATCTtctgctcttcttttcttctacagaaagaaaaacagatttaagTTACATCTTCAAATGCCAGAAGAAAAAGCCTTACCAGCAAAGAGATGAAAAAAGTGTAGGTAGGTCTGTTTAGGTCTGACATCTCAGCATAGGGCCCATGGAGCACCAGGTCTATGGAGAACAGCTACCACCACCTTAGTCAGTTCCTGTAAAGCCATCTTCAGTAACAATGAAGTCTCAATATTCTCAGTGCCCTactgcactttgtgtgtgtgtgtgtgtgtgtgtgtgtgtgtgtgtgtgtgtgtgtgtgtgtatgtatgtatgtatgtatgtgtgttggctTGTCTGGATaaagtgcatgtgtgttcaaGTGAGTATGGGGCCTATCCATTAGATCATAGACTCAGtgaaacaacacaacacaatccCAGAACACAGGCTGACCAAATGACAcacaatcctccttcctccatgctcACACACTGACCTTATCTGCCAGGTAGCCTTCACCCTCCTTAGGATGTTGTCTTCGGAATGTGAATTTTAGGTTCTCAGCTTTATCAACAACGTTATTTATAGTCTGcaatacaaaacagaaatggaaaatttgaacAGTTCTAATGTcagaaaagagaataagaaaacaagTGGGGAGAGGCAGCAGTATCTCATGCATGACTTGAACCCCATTTCCTGCCATCCCTCTCCTCTGTACTGCTATGCTGAGGCAGAATCAGCTCCCCTCCTACCCAGGGTCATGATCTGTTGCTTTTCTCTAAGTAGTTCACTGCTGTTATGGAGATTTTAGATCAGTCACATAGACAATGAAGACTCACCTTGTTGATTTTGGATCTTATTCGAGCTGAAAGACACTTCTGATATTGTgggtcttttgtgagtttctccaCAAAGAGTCTAAAGGAATAGAGCAGAGTGACTAAAATGTACAAAAAGTTCCAAGTATCAAATGAGGCCCTGATGAAATTCAGGGTTTGAGAAGTTCCTGGACTGAGTAAAAGCACACCCTGAAATCCCACATCCCCTTAtcctccagtgccaggagagagaaagatcctCACTCTTCTATCTACTGGTACATTCAACAAACATCAGCTATCAAGAAgtataaaacaacctctggaggcatcacaatccctgacttcaagatctactatagagctacaataataaaaacagcttgatattggcataaaaacagacatgtggactaTGGAActaaactgaagaccctgacattaatccacacacttatgaacatttgattttcaacaaagaagcaaaaactgtacaatggggaaaaaaagaaagcatcttcaacaaatggtgttggcataactgaatgtcaacatgtagaagactgcaaatagttccatatctgtcaaccgtgcacaaaactttagtcaaagtggatcaaagacctcaacatatatccagttactctgaacctaaaagaagaaagtaggaagtagtcttgaacatattggcactgGAGGTCAcatcctaaatacaacaccagtagcacagacactgagaaacaatcaatgggacttcttgaaactgagaagcttttgtagggcaaaggacatggtcaacaagacaaaataacagcctacagaatgggaaaagatcttcaccaacctcacatctgacagagggctgatatcaagaacaaataaagaactcaagaaattaggcatcaaaacaaccaagagtccaattaaaaaaatgggctatagtgctaaacagagaattctcaaaagaagacgctcaaatggctgaaagacatttaaggaattgttcaaaattcttaatcatcagggaaatgcaaatcaaaatgactctgagataccaccttacacctgtcagaatggctatgatcaaaaacactgaagacagcttatgttggagaggatatagagcaaggggaacactcctacactgctggtgggaatgctggtacaaccactttggaaatcaatatggcgctttcttagaaaattgggaatcaacctccctcaagacccagccataccactcttgggcatatacccaaggaatcctcaatcataccacaaggacacatactcaactatgttcatagcagaattatttgtaatagccagaacctggaaaaaaacctagatgcctttcaactgaagtgtggataaataaaatgtggtacatatacataatggagtattactcaacagagaaaaacaatgacatcatgaggcttgcaggcaaatggatagaactagaaaacatcatcctgagtgaggtaactcagactcagaaagacaaacatggtatgtattcactcataagtggatactagatataaagcaaaggataaccagactgcaactcacaactccagggaggctacctactaaagaggaccttaagaaagacacagggatcacccaacaacagagaaatggatgagatctacatgaacaaactggagtgtgggggggggtaatggagggcaagggtcaagggaaagagaggttaggggagcaggaggtcccagctggaccaAGAACACAGTGTGAGAACaagtaaagagataccatgataaatagaccctgtgggaataggaagaagcagaatgctagagagatcccagaaatccacaaagattcctccactatagactactggaaatggtcaagagagtgcctgagctgacctactctggtgatctcaGGGCTAGTTATGACTGGTGAGACATTTACCCTTACCTTTCCTCAAACACACAATGTTCTTGTCGTTGAGACTATAGGAGTCATTCCCTGGGGACAGCTCTGCAATCTTATTCTGCCAACCCAAGTATGGTGAACAGCTCAGGGACTCTGCTGAGCCACTCCAACACTAGGTGGTCCACAGCCCAGTCCTCTGGTGGCTGTGTAGCTACAGGAAAGGCTAACCTCTTTCCTATACCAATCGATAGGCTACAGGATGTAGAGAAGAGGAATCTGGCTCTGCCACACACAGCAATAAGCGTATGACTGGCTGCCTGGGTAGAGATAAAGCAGTCAAATCACTCACCAATGCAGACACATCCTATTCACCTGTCAACTCTTTTGTCTAAAAGCTGGGCCATGTGGGCACAAGCTTAAGAACTCTCCTACTCATGAAATCCCTTATATGTGATACCACCAACTTTGGTCCTCATGTCTTTGAACAGTAAGGAAAAGCACATGTGAGATCTGCCAGAAATCTGATTAAAAGATGACTTTGACAAGTTCCATAAGGTCAGCAAGGGTAGGAAGCATGAAGAGGATGACAGGATGAGTGAGGGATCAGTCATGGGAAAGGAGGTGGAAAATGCAGGTTCTCACGTTGAAAATTTGTGATACATCACAAGCGCTTCCTCTGTGAGGCCTTCATTTAGCAGGTCTTCTGCTTTTAGCTGATAGGTCTTCAGCTCAAGGTAAGATTTCCAGGGAATTTTATTATTGATGTAAATATTCTGCTCAAGAGAGCTTAAAACTTGGAACTGTTCTTGGGTCAGGAGAGTGACATCTTTATGTCTGCGGATGGTGCTCCTGAcctaagaaaaagagaagatggggAACATCAAAATGCATCTCCTGCCATCCTGCCATTCCAGCAGTCTAGAACACATAgacatgtgcgcgcgcacatgcgcgcacacacacacacacacatctccctaatataaaataaaacaccacgTTGGTGATTCAGCTCAATAAATGTATGAACAAACCCAGCCTAGGATCCTCTTACTACAGTAGTAAAGAGTTGGAAATAGGGATGTCTGTGTCCTTTGAAAACAATGTGAAGGAGCTCTTGGGTAGCATTTAACTTAAGGAACAGACCTTACCTACCACCTCTTTGTTGAGATTTGCACTAGAAGACATACATAGCTGTGAGTGGTTGTGTACACATCAGAGGattgtgcttaagcataaacccAGCAGTTACCACGCGGGCTTCTTCTGATGTTACCAAGGCAATAGAGAGCACCCAAGCTTGGAGGAAACTCTACTCATACCTTCCACAATGTAATCTCAGCTAGAAGCAAAAGGATTTGTGATGGGGTGCCCAAAGTGATTTAATTAGTATCTATGATACTCAAGTCTTCAAGAGCCTTTGTGAGACAATGGCCAAGGAAAACTCAGTTCCTGCTATTTAAGGATTTCAGGAACTAAGGCTCAGaatcacagaagaagaaaaaaaccctttGGGAACTGTGAGCTCCGGGGACCACAGCATTGCACAAGCCCTTCTTGAACCTTTTCTAGGGAGTCTGTGTCTTTGAGAGCAGAAGTATAATGAATTCTAGAGACAAACTGCTCACAGTATTGACTTGCTTTCTGTGATCACACTTCTGATGTAAGACATGTccaccaggaagaaaaaaaagtgaggttcactagtttaaacacagaaaagggcaccaggctTTTACATTTCCTCCATATGATTGCATACAAATGACCTCTCTTTTCAGCAGCAATGAGACTGACCTCCTTCGGAGCTCCAGCAATGAAAGGTCCTTTAATACCTGGACAGCTCTGATGGTCTGTGAGCCAGGGTTTGAGAATATCACCTGTTACCAGATACAAGTAGTTAGGAAAGGAGCTACTTTGCTTCTCCAATAATCAATGTTAGTTTATGTTAATTTACATATTACCAACTCACTGACCACGATGGCCATGGAGATTCAGGCTTTAATCCTGCAATTTCCTGGCTGAGATAGTAGTCACAACCTGAAttctattttaacttaaaaactaggattaaataaattttttaagagTTTCCAAAGAAGATCAATTCAAGATGGCAGGGgcttctggcatccacaggcCCATGGAGCAGCTCTAAGGAGTCTGAGAGACCCAAGGAGGGTCAGATTGGAGATAGGGCAGCAGAGGATGAATCTGAGAGAGCAGAGAATCTCAGAAACAACTAAAATATTGCAGGTCCTATGGGGAGATGCTTTTAAGAAGTGGTCTCATGAaattgaaggaaaagaagaagaagaagaagaagaagaagaagaagaagaagaagaagaaggaggaggaggaggaggaggaggaggaggaggaggaggaggaggaggaggaggaggaggaggagaaggagaaggagaaggagaaggagaaggagaaggagaaggagaaggagaaggagaaggagaaggagaaggagaagaagaagagcagagcagATTCTATACATGGGCCAGAGAGAAGTGAACCTATAGCTGCTGAAGTTCACACTAATGGAGATGGAAAATGGTTCGTTTTCTGGATTGGGTTTCCTCAAAAGGCCTCCAGGGACTGTGCTGTAGTTGGGGGCCATGTTAGTGTCCAtagtccatgctgccaccagaaaccatgtggaagtcaaTGAGCCTTGCTGCCACTGGCAATTCcaggcaaggaagcttctttttgcagtggtaaCAATGACTGTAGACTCATAATTAAGAATGAGAAACACATCACAGAAGCCTTTTCCCACCTTCAAATAAAAAGGGAAGCAGTCTAGACAGTAAGACACTGAAGGAGTCCTTAAATTGTAATAAAGATGCTGAAATACAGCTCTTTTCAGTTGATGTCTTCCAGCAGGAGATGTGGCTACTGagtgtggggaaggactcagttattTTAAAAGGGCAGGCCAATGAGACATTCACCATGATCCAATgactatatgaaaaacaaaatttagaacttatgtacttttttccttcttttggacaGGCACAGGTTGGGAGAATGcccctgggaggaatgggaagctaTTTTGATCAGGTGCATTAtataaaattgccaaataatcaataaaaatattatgttagaaAACATGtacaatgaatagaaaatattccCTTAAAACTCTACAGGGATTTATTTTTAGGGAATGCTCTCCAGGAACTCATTATGCAACAGAGGGTGCTAGCCATGAACTAGTAGTTACTCAGCTATCTCAACTCCCAAGTCCTGTCCCTGAAACTACTTTTAGAGATTTTCTTTGGGGACCACAGCAGGAGACACAGTTGCTAAAGTGCCCTAGACTTAAAACACAGTCCCAATTCTCTACCCTGGAGGTCCTGTCCTAACTGTGTTCCTCAGGTCTAGAAGGGTTGCTCACTGATCTCTAGGTAGGACACAGATGCCTATCCAACCAGCTTCACCAAGGCAACCCTGCTCATGGATGAGTAGCCACCAGTTCCGCTCACATCCCAACACTACTGCTCAACAGCACTAACATGGAAATGCTAATTTGGAAAACTGATGGAGGATTGCTGCTGCTGTAACGGAGCATCTTTGCTCTGAGTGTGTCCGTCTATACACCTGGCTCTTTCCCTGCTTCTGTGGAAATGCTCTCAGGAACTATCTGAGTACTTTATCTATACTGAGCTCATAAACACTTAGCACCTCAGTGAGTTCAGAGCCTAGTCTGTCAGATTCCACTGTGGAATGTAAAGATCCATTTAGTGAGAGAGAAAATGCTCTGTCCAAAATCATAACCCCACATATATCAGGGGTAAGATTCTAGTCAGGACACCAGCTTCTAGTTCAATATTCTACCCATGATTCCACACTGTCTGGACTTCTCAAAATGTATGTGAAAATTGAATGAAAGAAACgtttcaatttctttccttaccAGACATTGTTGGGAAAATAATAGGAACACAGTTATAAGAATCAGATAACAAAAACACTGTCTGGATTCAGAAACAGAAAACCCACATGTCCAGGATCAGAGATACTGGACACTGGGGAAAATTGTTTGTCAGCATCATAAGGACAGTAAGACCATTCAGATATTGATTTGCTAAGAGGAAGAGTGATGTCATAAATCTACACTGGTACCCTAGTCAAAGACTTCTtggaaaaaaagagcaaataaatTAGAGGAGCAGATAGTTGGTTCCTATCTTTTCTTTGTAGTTCTATGATTCCTTATGATCTGCAAGTCTGTCGTGTAGTGAAGACAATGACTGTGAAGATGAGAAGCAGCTTCAATTTGAAAGCTGATCCTGAAGGTGCATAGGCTCCGCCTCACATTCGACAATTCATGTGTTCTCCAGAggtcagagaaataaaggacccaGTACTGTCTCTCAATCCTTTCTAACCGAGCTAGCAGTGTGTGCAGaaagaattctattttcttttttttttcaggaataattttctttgtgactgaagCTGGCTTGAGAGTTACCATTTATCCTAAATTTGCCAACAACCGGCATcaatcctccagcttcagccaCCTAGGTGCTGAGATTTCACTCATGAGCCCAGACACTCAGCTCAGAATTGTTACGATGTATCTATAGCAtgctcattttcatattttttctttaaagacagggtttctctgtgtagttttggagcctgtcctgaatcttgctctgtagagcaggctggactcaaactcacagagatccacctgcctctacctcccaagtgctgggattaaaggcgtgcactacc
The nucleotide sequence above comes from Peromyscus maniculatus bairdii isolate BWxNUB_F1_BW_parent chromosome 1, HU_Pman_BW_mat_3.1, whole genome shotgun sequence. Encoded proteins:
- the LOC143266951 gene encoding STAM-binding protein-like isoform X1 — translated: MLIGQEPGRNYRWGKQMRRILGEGRAESGVTNQTQRKQDDMAELRKGDILKPWLTDHQSCPGIKGPFIAGAPKEVRSTIRRHKDVTLLTQEQFQVLSSLEQNIYINNKIPWKSYLELKTYQLKAEDLLNEGLTEEALVMYHKFSTLFVEKLTKDPQYQKCLSARIRSKINKTINNVVDKAENLKFTFRRQHPKEGEGYLADKKKRRAEDAKIKAFGEDKKNHGKNFPNFPKFSALLHRFVRRGKVGPSLKSTTKAEEPSRGSTPGKQVVCGPQGVFEEITSITSSDTPCGETKIMRSPVLNSKGLHPVILPEDLWEQFLLSAKNNTQKGIETCGVLCGILVKEEYQVTHIIIPMQNGEPDYCYTVNEEELIFVQEELGLLTLGWIHTHPTQTAFLSSVDLHTHYCYQKMLPESIAVVCAPKYKQVGIFTLTSYGLKEISLCPQRGFHPHKQDSALFCDCSHVTIQNSRVTVTDLR
- the LOC143266951 gene encoding STAM-binding protein-like isoform X2, producing MSGDILKPWLTDHQSCPGIKGPFIAGAPKEVRSTIRRHKDVTLLTQEQFQVLSSLEQNIYINNKIPWKSYLELKTYQLKAEDLLNEGLTEEALVMYHKFSTLFVEKLTKDPQYQKCLSARIRSKINKTINNVVDKAENLKFTFRRQHPKEGEGYLADKKKRRAEDAKIKAFGEDKKNHGKNFPNFPKFSALLHRFVRRGKVGPSLKSTTKAEEPSRGSTPGKQVVCGPQGVFEEITSITSSDTPCGETKIMRSPVLNSKGLHPVILPEDLWEQFLLSAKNNTQKGIETCGVLCGILVKEEYQVTHIIIPMQNGEPDYCYTVNEEELIFVQEELGLLTLGWIHTHPTQTAFLSSVDLHTHYCYQKMLPESIAVVCAPKYKQVGIFTLTSYGLKEISLCPQRGFHPHKQDSALFCDCSHVTIQNSRVTVTDLR